In Paenibacillus sonchi, the genomic stretch AGGATGGACAAGGCAAATTGCCCTGCGGCGCTTCAACAACGGTATTTCTGCTGTTGTTTCCGGGCAAACTGCCCTTCGGCGCTTCAACAACAGCATTTTTGCTGTTGTTTCCGGGCAAACCTGCCTCCGGCGCTTCAACAACGGCATTTCTGCTGTTGTTTCCGGGCAAACTGCCCTTCGGCGCTTCAACAACAGCATTTTTGCTGTTGTTTTGGTGCAAAGCTGGTCTTTTAAGCGAATCAAAGCAAGTGATTCTTAGCCCCACCACACCTTGTCTGTAGCAGAAGAGAATCATAATTTACGCAATACAAAAAAAGCCGGCTTGCGCCGGCTTTCCTTAAATCCAAGCGCGAAGATTCACCTGTTTGATGAAATCCGCCTGGGACAGGCTTTCCTTAGTGGTTGTCTCCATCTCCACTGCTTCCACATCGCCGCCATTCATCAAGTGATGAAACAGCTTCTCGTTGTGCGTGGACAAAGCATAATCAATCAACGCTTCGTGCGTTGCACTCTCAGCCTGAGCTGCCAGCAACTGCTCTTCCGTTTCAACATCCTCGGCTGTAACATAGAAATTTCTGTTCGCCTGCGGAACACGGATGACGTAATCAAACGCATTGTCAGGATTACGGTCATAAGCAATTAGGTAGCCATAGTCTCCGATAGGAAGACCCTGCTCAAATGCGTCCGCGACAATAACAATCCTCTCACCTAAACGCAGCATCGCCCTACCTCCTGACCTGGAATCTATCATAGTCTTGCTTGTTCCCACAGTCTACTAAAAAAAGATAGAGCTGTCCAGCACCAGCAGTTGGTTTACCTGACATTTAACAGAAAATATTCTGAAAAACGTTGAAAATCTTCAAAATTCGCATATCTCATTATTCCGGTAATTGCTTCCTGTGAATGAAGAGTGAAGCGGAGGCAACACATATAACAATCAGTACTACGGCAGAAAAGATCGGGCCCCATGCCATTCCGTCCCCTTCTGTCATCATTTCGGCAGAAATAGCGGTAAGCGCCGCGGGCATCCAGTCTAGCAGCGAAGGCAAGAGGCTATGGGCCAGCGACATTGCTGCTGCAGCCAGCAGTCCCAGAAAAGCAGCGGCAGGTCCGCGCAGCCATGCGCTGAACAGGAGCGTCAGCGAGACTGCGCATAGCAGCCACAGCCCATACAGTCCGGCCGCAGCAGCCAGATTGCTCCAGGAAACCGGGCCCATTAGCTGCTCTGTATAGTAGGCCGCCCCTGCCGCGCCAAGCCCGAGGGCCATAACAAGAACGGTCAGCTGCGCAGCCCATTTGGCTGAAACAATAGCCGCCGGGGCCACCGGTTTGGCCAACAGCATCTCTATAGTTCCGCTGCTCCGCTCACCAGCCAGGCTGTTCATTACACCCAGCACAAGTATCAGCATGCCGATGGTGCCATATTGTCCAAGTGCCTGGGCCATTACCACAGCAGAACCGGGCATCTCATACCCCTCCAGCATGCCTGGAGGGACATTTCCCGAAGCTTTGAGAATTTCGGGCATGTAATAAGTCGTGAGCGGCTGCATAATACCGAGAATGATAAATACCACTGGAACCCAGATCAGCTTATAGCTGCGCAGGGATTCCAGCATTTCTTTGTGATAGAGCGTCCAAATATTCCTCATGCCCCCACCACCTTCATAAACAAATCCTCCAAAGTGGAAGAGCCGGCTTCGAATTGCAGCAATGGGATATCAAGGTTTCCGGCTTCCTGAAGGATGATCTGCCGGGCAAGCTCCACATTCTTCACATTTAGGGTAGCGGACCCGGAAGAGACGGCTGACTGCTCAACAAATGATCTGTGTGCAAGATCCTCAAGCCAGCGCTGCGCCTTCTCTTCTCTCTCTGTAGTTAACCGTATGACCGGAATGCTATACTGTGAGCGAAGGCGTGACAACGCCCCATGCTCTGCTATTAAACCATGATTCATCAGAATAATATCATCACATATTTCTTCGGCGTCATGCAGAACATGCGTAGAGAAAATAACGGTGGTATCCTCCCGGATTCCCCGCAGCAGTTCCATGACTTCCCGGCGTCCGATGGGAT encodes the following:
- a CDS encoding ABC transporter permease subunit, with product MRNIWTLYHKEMLESLRSYKLIWVPVVFIILGIMQPLTTYYMPEILKASGNVPPGMLEGYEMPGSAVVMAQALGQYGTIGMLILVLGVMNSLAGERSSGTIEMLLAKPVAPAAIVSAKWAAQLTVLVMALGLGAAGAAYYTEQLMGPVSWSNLAAAAGLYGLWLLCAVSLTLLFSAWLRGPAAAFLGLLAAAAMSLAHSLLPSLLDWMPAALTAISAEMMTEGDGMAWGPIFSAVVLIVICVASASLFIHRKQLPE